A window from Acidimicrobiia bacterium encodes these proteins:
- a CDS encoding LemA family protein, which produces MIAGIVIGVIVVLLLLIFAVSYNGLVRARNRIDNAYSQIDVQLKRRHDLIPNLVETVKGYAAHERGTLDQVTQARANAISAGQGGSPQQQAQAENALSGALRSLFAVAEAYPDLKANQNFLNLQEELTSTEDRIAYARQFYNDSVLSYNNGIATFPRNMIAGMFNFTKREYFDAAPEDEAPVQVQF; this is translated from the coding sequence GTGATAGCCGGAATCGTCATCGGCGTGATCGTCGTGCTGCTGCTCCTCATCTTCGCGGTCAGCTACAACGGTCTCGTCCGGGCGCGCAACCGCATCGACAACGCGTACTCGCAGATCGACGTGCAGCTGAAGCGCCGTCACGACCTCATCCCGAACCTCGTCGAGACCGTCAAGGGCTACGCGGCGCACGAGCGCGGCACGCTCGACCAGGTCACCCAGGCGCGCGCCAACGCGATCAGCGCCGGTCAGGGCGGCTCACCGCAGCAGCAGGCCCAAGCGGAGAACGCCCTGAGCGGCGCGCTGCGGTCACTGTTCGCGGTGGCCGAGGCGTATCCCGACCTCAAGGCCAACCAGAACTTCCTGAACCTCCAGGAGGAGCTGACGTCGACCGAGGACCGGATCGCGTACGCGCGGCAGTTCTACAACGACAGCGTGCTGAGCTACAACAACGGCATCGCGACGTTCCCGCGCAACATGATCGCCGGGATGTTCAACTTCACGAAGCGCGAGTACTTCGACGCCGCGCCCGAGGACGAGGCCCCGGTCCAGGTCCAGTTCTGA
- a CDS encoding M48 family metallopeptidase, with protein sequence MLGFGWIGLAVAIVIAVAMAWGSYYYSDRIALAASRARPADGPEYTRYHNLVEGLCIAAGLPVPRLYVVDDPAPNAFSTGRDPKHAALAVTTGLLGMMNRVELEGVLAHELSHVKNYDILVSTIAVTAVGAVALLADIGLRFMFWGGMREGRRDNNDAGALGAVLAIGALALLALAPIIAQLMQFAMSRRREYLADASGVQLTRYPPGLVSALEKLRDDQAVVHHATRATAQLWIESPLDRGEGKKGSWLNRAFDTHPPLEDRIKVLKEM encoded by the coding sequence TTGCTCGGCTTCGGCTGGATCGGGCTCGCGGTCGCGATCGTCATCGCGGTCGCGATGGCGTGGGGCTCGTACTACTACTCGGACCGGATCGCGCTCGCCGCCAGCCGCGCGCGCCCGGCCGACGGACCCGAGTACACGCGCTACCACAACCTCGTGGAGGGCCTGTGCATCGCGGCGGGGCTGCCGGTGCCGCGTCTCTACGTGGTCGACGATCCCGCGCCCAACGCGTTCTCGACGGGCCGCGACCCGAAGCATGCCGCGCTCGCGGTCACGACAGGTCTCCTCGGGATGATGAACCGCGTCGAGCTGGAGGGCGTCCTCGCCCACGAGCTCAGCCACGTGAAGAACTACGACATCCTCGTCTCGACGATCGCGGTGACAGCCGTCGGCGCCGTCGCGCTCCTCGCCGACATCGGCTTGCGGTTCATGTTCTGGGGCGGCATGCGCGAAGGGCGTCGCGACAACAACGACGCCGGCGCGCTCGGCGCCGTGCTCGCGATCGGCGCGCTCGCGTTGCTCGCGCTCGCGCCGATCATCGCTCAGCTCATGCAGTTCGCCATGAGCCGGCGTCGCGAGTACCTCGCCGACGCGAGCGGCGTGCAGCTCACGCGCTACCCGCCCGGGTTGGTCTCCGCGCTGGAGAAGCTGCGCGACGACCAGGCCGTCGTCCACCACGCGACGCGAGCGACCGCGCAGCTCTGGATCGAGTCGCCGCTCGACCGGGGCGAGGGGAAGAAGGGGTCCTGGCTAAACCGCGCGTTCGACACGCACCCGCCGCTCGAGGACCGCATCAAGGTTCTCAAGGAGATGTAG
- a CDS encoding DUF3048 domain-containing protein, with translation MRRTGVVVAAVLAVVGAAACGGNGKHASRRSSAVTPTTVAAPPVAPLTGLPDPTGASAHRAALDVKVENTPQARPQAGLDRADVVYDEVVDGGITRFLAIFQSTDTDPVGPIRSVRPIDPSLVWPVGGIFAYSGGVASEVAAIRAAPVLALDEDGAGPAMFRVSSRPAPHNLYGHPDKFWARGGTPIPPPALFQYLAPGAAFAGQPVASFTVDESPDRSYDPTYTWDVASGSWKRAYGSKPFVMADGVQVAPANVVVQQIAYTPAAGASGATGQTVGQGPVWVFSGGKVAQGQWVRSSLAQPAHFVDASGNPILLAPGRTWVELAAGGVTLGG, from the coding sequence GTGCGGAGGACGGGTGTCGTCGTGGCGGCCGTGCTCGCCGTCGTCGGCGCGGCCGCGTGCGGTGGGAACGGGAAGCACGCGTCGAGACGTTCGTCGGCGGTCACGCCGACGACGGTCGCGGCGCCGCCCGTCGCACCGCTCACCGGACTCCCGGACCCGACGGGTGCGAGCGCGCACCGTGCCGCGCTCGACGTGAAGGTCGAGAACACGCCGCAGGCCCGTCCGCAGGCCGGCCTCGACCGGGCCGACGTCGTGTACGACGAGGTGGTCGATGGCGGGATCACGCGGTTCCTCGCGATCTTCCAATCGACCGACACCGATCCCGTCGGACCGATCCGCTCGGTGCGCCCGATCGACCCGAGCCTGGTGTGGCCGGTCGGCGGGATCTTCGCCTACTCGGGCGGCGTGGCGTCGGAGGTCGCCGCGATCAGGGCCGCGCCCGTGCTCGCGCTCGACGAGGACGGCGCCGGACCGGCGATGTTCCGCGTGTCGTCGCGTCCCGCGCCGCACAACCTGTACGGGCACCCCGACAAGTTCTGGGCGCGCGGCGGCACGCCGATCCCGCCGCCTGCGTTGTTCCAGTACCTCGCGCCGGGTGCCGCGTTCGCCGGTCAACCGGTCGCGTCGTTCACGGTCGACGAGTCGCCCGATCGTTCGTACGACCCGACGTACACGTGGGACGTGGCGTCGGGGTCGTGGAAGCGCGCGTACGGGTCCAAGCCGTTCGTCATGGCGGACGGCGTGCAGGTCGCGCCGGCGAACGTCGTCGTGCAGCAGATCGCGTACACGCCCGCGGCGGGCGCGTCAGGCGCCACGGGGCAGACGGTGGGGCAGGGGCCCGTCTGGGTGTTCAGCGGCGGGAAGGTCGCGCAGGGTCAGTGGGTCCGGTCGTCACTCGCGCAGCCCGCGCACTTCGTCGACGCGAGCGGGAACCCGATCCTGCTCGCGCCCGGCCGTACCTGGGTCGAGCTCGCGGCTGGCGGCGTCACCCTTGGCGGGTAG
- a CDS encoding GNAT family N-acetyltransferase, with protein MAVERVTIRPATRDDADGIGESHASAWEQAFAHLFDPEFLARSGASRRTGWRHSIERNLRPPNVLLVAEVGGVVRAFGQGAPTDEPTTAEVRGFYAHPDVWGTGAAVALMAALLDALATDAISVVLWTPRGAGRARRFYEKAGFSLTGETRTDTVTDWRTGEGAPVDEVQYGRRTR; from the coding sequence ATGGCCGTCGAACGCGTGACCATCCGGCCGGCGACGCGTGACGACGCGGACGGCATCGGCGAGTCGCACGCGTCGGCGTGGGAGCAGGCGTTCGCCCACCTCTTCGATCCGGAGTTCCTGGCCCGCTCGGGCGCATCACGCCGGACAGGCTGGCGACACTCGATCGAGCGGAACCTCCGGCCACCGAACGTGTTGCTCGTCGCGGAGGTCGGCGGTGTCGTGCGGGCGTTCGGTCAGGGCGCGCCGACGGACGAGCCGACGACCGCGGAGGTGCGCGGCTTCTACGCGCATCCCGACGTGTGGGGCACCGGAGCCGCCGTCGCATTGATGGCCGCGTTGCTCGACGCGCTCGCGACGGACGCGATCTCCGTCGTGCTGTGGACACCACGCGGCGCGGGGCGGGCGCGCCGCTTCTACGAGAAGGCCGGCTTCTCGCTCACCGGCGAGACGCGCACCGACACCGTCACGGACTGGCGGACCGGCGAAGGTGCCCCTGTCGACGAAGTGCAGTACGGCCGCCGCACCCGCTGA
- the pdxS gene encoding pyridoxal 5'-phosphate synthase lyase subunit PdxS: MSEQRATGTARVKRGLAEMLRGGVIMDVVTPEQAKIAEDAGAAAVMALERVPADIRRDGGVARMSDPGMIEGIQAAVTIPVMAKCRIGHFAEAQVLESLGVDYVDESEVLTPADEAHHVDKWAFTVPFVCGATNLGEALRRISEGAAMIRSKGEAGTGNIVEAVRHLRSILGDIKKLTVATPEELFTWAKELRAPVELVQEVAERGELPVPLFCAGGIATPADASLVMQLGAQAVFVGSGIFKSADPAPRAKAIVEATTHYADPAIIAKVSRGLGDAMRGDEIGTLDVKLAERGW, translated from the coding sequence ATGTCGGAGCAGCGCGCCACGGGTACCGCCCGCGTCAAGCGGGGTCTCGCCGAGATGCTGCGGGGCGGCGTCATCATGGACGTCGTCACCCCGGAGCAGGCGAAGATCGCCGAGGACGCCGGTGCCGCCGCGGTCATGGCGCTCGAGCGGGTCCCCGCCGACATCCGCCGCGACGGTGGCGTCGCCCGCATGAGCGACCCGGGGATGATCGAGGGCATCCAGGCCGCGGTCACGATCCCGGTCATGGCCAAGTGCCGCATCGGCCACTTCGCCGAGGCGCAGGTGCTCGAGTCGCTCGGCGTGGACTACGTCGACGAGTCGGAGGTCCTCACGCCCGCCGACGAGGCGCACCACGTCGACAAGTGGGCGTTCACCGTGCCGTTCGTGTGCGGCGCGACGAACCTGGGCGAGGCCCTGCGCCGCATCTCCGAGGGCGCGGCGATGATCCGCAGCAAGGGCGAGGCGGGGACCGGCAACATCGTCGAGGCCGTCCGCCACCTCCGTTCCATCCTGGGTGACATCAAGAAGCTGACGGTCGCGACACCCGAAGAGCTCTTCACGTGGGCGAAGGAGCTGCGCGCGCCGGTCGAGCTCGTGCAGGAGGTGGCCGAGCGCGGCGAGCTGCCGGTCCCGCTGTTCTGCGCGGGCGGGATCGCGACGCCCGCCGACGCGTCGCTCGTGATGCAGCTCGGTGCGCAGGCCGTCTTCGTCGGGAGCGGCATCTTCAAGAGCGCCGACCCCGCGCCGCGCGCGAAGGCGATCGTCGAGGCGACGACGCACTACGCCGATCCTGCGATCATCGCCAAGGTCTCGCGCGGCCTCGGCGACGCGATGCGCGGCGACGAGATCGGCACGCTCGACGTCAAGCTCGCCGAGCGTGGTTGGTGA
- the pdxT gene encoding pyridoxal 5'-phosphate synthase glutaminase subunit PdxT translates to MKLAVLALQGAFREHREVLDALGADVVEVRQPHQLSGVDALLLPGGESTTMAKLLDSSGLFEPVRGLVRDGVPTFGTCAGMILLAREVVDGRADQHGFDVLDLRVRRNGYGRQVASFEADLDVDGLRGGPFRGVFIRAPYVERTGDDVEVLARHDGVPVLVRHGSIWASSFHPELSGDLRLHELFLQEVKT, encoded by the coding sequence GTGAAGCTCGCTGTTCTCGCGTTGCAGGGTGCGTTCCGTGAGCACCGCGAGGTGCTCGACGCGCTCGGCGCGGACGTCGTCGAGGTCCGGCAGCCGCACCAGCTGAGCGGCGTCGACGCGCTGCTGCTCCCCGGTGGCGAGTCGACCACGATGGCGAAGCTGCTCGACTCGTCCGGGTTGTTCGAGCCCGTACGCGGGCTCGTGCGCGACGGCGTCCCGACGTTCGGTACGTGTGCGGGGATGATCCTGCTCGCGCGCGAGGTCGTCGACGGTCGCGCCGACCAGCACGGCTTCGACGTCCTCGACCTGCGCGTCCGGCGCAACGGCTACGGCCGGCAGGTCGCGAGCTTCGAGGCGGACCTCGACGTGGACGGCCTGCGCGGCGGCCCGTTCCGCGGCGTGTTCATCCGGGCGCCGTACGTCGAGCGCACCGGCGACGACGTGGAGGTCCTCGCCCGCCACGACGGCGTGCCCGTCCTGGTGCGGCACGGCTCGATCTGGGCGTCGAGCTTCCATCCGGAGCTCTCCGGCGACCTGCGCCTCCACGAGCTCTTCTTGCAGGAGGTCAAGACGTGA
- a CDS encoding YebC/PmpR family DNA-binding transcriptional regulator, giving the protein MSGHSKWHSIKHKKGAADQARGKLFARLIRQIEVAAREGGGDPEANATLRTMVQKARDNSVPVDTIERAIKRGTGELDGVRYEAVTYEGYAPNGVALYVEALTDNRNRTGAEIKNVFNRNGGNFAEPGAVAWQFERKGVIIVEKSAASEDDLMLAALEAGAEDIADQGDTWQVTTPPSDLHAVRTALEGAGIAITSAELTMLPTQTVPLGDEQAAKQVLRVVDALEDHDDVQAVYANFDIPDNVLQAVMA; this is encoded by the coding sequence GTGAGCGGTCATTCCAAGTGGCACTCGATCAAGCACAAGAAGGGCGCGGCCGACCAGGCGCGCGGGAAGCTCTTCGCGCGCCTGATCCGCCAGATCGAGGTGGCGGCGCGCGAGGGCGGCGGCGACCCGGAGGCGAACGCGACGCTGCGGACGATGGTGCAGAAGGCGCGCGACAACTCCGTGCCCGTCGACACCATCGAGCGCGCGATCAAGCGCGGCACGGGCGAGCTCGACGGCGTGCGCTACGAAGCCGTCACGTACGAGGGCTACGCGCCGAACGGCGTCGCGCTGTACGTCGAGGCGCTCACCGACAACCGCAACCGCACCGGGGCGGAGATCAAGAACGTCTTCAACCGCAACGGCGGCAACTTCGCCGAGCCCGGTGCCGTCGCGTGGCAGTTCGAGCGCAAGGGCGTGATCATCGTCGAGAAGTCGGCCGCATCCGAGGACGACCTGATGCTCGCCGCGCTCGAGGCCGGCGCCGAGGACATCGCCGACCAGGGCGACACGTGGCAGGTGACCACGCCGCCGAGCGACCTGCACGCGGTGCGGACGGCGCTCGAGGGCGCGGGCATCGCCATCACGTCCGCGGAGCTCACGATGCTGCCGACGCAGACCGTCCCGCTGGGCGACGAGCAGGCCGCGAAGCAGGTGCTGCGTGTCGTCGACGCGCTCGAGGACCACGACGACGTCCAGGCGGTGTACGCGAACTTCGACATCCCCGACAACGTCCTGCAGGCGGTGATGGCATGA
- a CDS encoding peroxiredoxin, translating to MSVSVGEPAPDFTLPGVESGNRRDFTLSEYRGRKVVLAFYPGDFTPGUTRQLRSYRDDIAVFEHAGAVVLAISPQDVDSHERFAEQEHFTFPLLADVDGSVAESYGVKGGSRVQVKRSVFVIDAQGVVRWKLVAAVRAIFKKPRDLERVLDGV from the coding sequence ATGAGCGTGTCGGTAGGTGAGCCCGCGCCGGACTTCACGCTGCCGGGCGTCGAGAGCGGCAACCGCCGCGACTTCACGCTCTCCGAGTACCGCGGCCGCAAGGTCGTGCTCGCGTTCTACCCGGGCGACTTCACCCCCGGCTGAACGCGGCAATTGCGCTCGTACCGCGACGACATCGCGGTCTTCGAGCACGCGGGTGCGGTCGTGCTCGCCATCTCGCCGCAGGACGTCGACAGCCACGAACGCTTCGCCGAGCAGGAGCACTTCACGTTCCCGCTCCTCGCCGACGTCGACGGCAGCGTCGCGGAGAGCTACGGCGTCAAGGGAGGGAGCCGCGTGCAGGTGAAGCGCTCGGTCTTCGTGATCGACGCGCAGGGTGTCGTTCGCTGGAAGCTCGTCGCCGCGGTCCGCGCCATCTTCAAGAAGCCGCGCGACCTCGAGCGCGTGCTGGACGGGGTGTGA
- a CDS encoding PPOX class F420-dependent oxidoreductase: MDVAEALAFVREHHHAVLATMRADGRPQLSPVACGVDRDGMVVVSTRETAMKTKNLRREPWCSLCVFTDRFFGPFVQIEGPVEIVELPDAMGHLVEYYRSVAGEHPDWDDYRAAMERERRVMLRVRPERVGPSRSG; this comes from the coding sequence GTGGATGTTGCCGAGGCACTCGCCTTCGTCCGCGAGCATCACCACGCCGTGCTCGCGACGATGCGCGCTGACGGCCGCCCGCAGCTCTCGCCCGTCGCGTGCGGCGTCGACCGCGACGGCATGGTCGTCGTCAGCACGCGCGAGACGGCGATGAAGACGAAGAACCTTCGTCGCGAGCCGTGGTGCTCGTTGTGCGTGTTCACGGACCGGTTCTTCGGTCCCTTCGTGCAGATCGAGGGGCCGGTCGAGATCGTCGAGCTGCCCGACGCGATGGGCCACCTCGTGGAGTACTACCGGTCCGTCGCCGGCGAGCACCCCGACTGGGACGACTACCGCGCCGCGATGGAGCGCGAACGTCGCGTCATGCTACGCGTGCGACCGGAGCGTGTGGGCCCCAGCCGCAGTGGCTGA
- a CDS encoding (2Fe-2S)-binding protein, with the protein MQTSITVNGVAQQHDVEPRTLLVQFLRDACGLTGTKIGCDTSSCGACTVLVDGESVKSCTMLAAQADGRSVTTIEGLAADGELHPVQRAFQEHHGLQCGFCTAGMVMAAVSLIEEIPNPTERDVRDGLEGNLCRCTGYHNIVEAVLAAAGSAESAAAGSAR; encoded by the coding sequence ATGCAGACCTCCATCACGGTGAACGGCGTCGCGCAGCAGCACGACGTCGAGCCGCGGACGTTGCTCGTCCAGTTCCTGCGCGACGCCTGCGGTCTGACCGGCACGAAGATCGGCTGCGACACGTCCTCGTGCGGCGCGTGCACGGTCCTCGTCGACGGTGAGTCGGTGAAGTCGTGCACGATGCTCGCCGCCCAGGCCGACGGGCGCAGCGTCACCACGATCGAGGGTCTCGCCGCCGACGGTGAGCTGCACCCGGTGCAGCGCGCGTTCCAGGAGCACCACGGGCTGCAGTGCGGTTTCTGCACCGCCGGCATGGTGATGGCCGCGGTGTCCTTGATCGAGGAGATCCCGAACCCCACCGAGCGGGACGTGCGCGACGGGCTCGAGGGCAACCTGTGTCGTTGCACCGGCTACCACAACATCGTCGAGGCCGTGCTCGCGGCTGCGGGGAGCGCCGAGAGCGCGGCTGCCGGGAGCGCGCGGTGA
- a CDS encoding xanthine dehydrogenase family protein subunit M: MIPAAFEYVRAESADDALAALREHGDDAKLLAGGMSLIPLMKLRLATPAVLVDVGRVGDLSYVRDAGDHVAIGALTRHRDLETSDLLRDQCGVLRAVAAQVGDNQVRHRGTLGGSVAHGDPASDLPAALLALDATFLVRGGAGERTVAATDFFRGFLETALEPDELLTEIRVPKTGATGFSYQKFQRRKQDWAIVGAVAVRNGSTRVALVNMGSTPVRARAVEEALTAGASVADAAQHAAEGTEPPADLNASVEYREHLARVLTRRALEEAAG, from the coding sequence GTGATCCCCGCCGCGTTCGAGTACGTCCGTGCAGAGTCGGCCGACGACGCGCTCGCGGCGCTGCGCGAGCACGGCGACGACGCGAAGCTCCTCGCCGGCGGCATGTCGCTCATCCCGCTGATGAAGCTGCGTCTCGCCACACCGGCGGTGCTCGTCGACGTCGGACGCGTGGGCGACCTCTCGTACGTGCGCGACGCGGGAGACCACGTCGCGATCGGCGCGCTCACGCGTCACCGTGATCTCGAGACGTCCGACCTGCTGCGCGACCAGTGCGGGGTCCTGCGTGCCGTCGCCGCGCAGGTTGGGGACAACCAGGTCCGCCATCGCGGCACGCTGGGCGGCTCCGTCGCGCACGGCGACCCCGCGTCGGACCTGCCGGCCGCGCTGCTCGCGCTCGACGCGACGTTCCTCGTGCGCGGTGGCGCCGGTGAACGGACGGTCGCGGCGACCGACTTCTTCCGTGGGTTCCTCGAGACCGCGCTCGAGCCGGACGAGCTCCTCACCGAGATCCGCGTCCCGAAGACCGGCGCGACGGGCTTCTCGTACCAGAAGTTCCAGCGCCGCAAGCAGGACTGGGCGATCGTCGGCGCGGTCGCGGTGCGGAACGGGTCGACGCGCGTCGCGCTCGTCAACATGGGGTCGACACCGGTGCGTGCGCGCGCGGTCGAGGAGGCGCTGACGGCCGGCGCGTCGGTGGCCGACGCCGCGCAGCACGCGGCCGAGGGCACCGAGCCGCCCGCGGACCTGAACGCGAGCGTCGAGTACCGCGAGCACCTCGCGCGCGTGCTCACCCGCCGCGCGCTCGAGGAAGCCGCGGGCTGA